Proteins from a genomic interval of Paenibacillus sp. 37:
- a CDS encoding histidine phosphatase family protein: MSNVDTQYEIKFLLDANQVLTDKHTLRTELVHLDQSEGQQIDIRFIDTPEQDFFRDNWILRARLKPNKDQWEITYKKRFNFSEGQDLQQVMDHAKELGFDLEDPTCKQEVDWSGADRTFDLSYEVKAKIVQEDNLEEWRGILNENAPPMLQTQKWGERDFSAILTETRVLGPITALKYKGQWDGFQESVEIWTVAGNSIVEISTEATGLEAAESSHRTMEGLLSQQNLLPIQHKISKTGWAMDIIQHPAKRGDPFSLLLQGGFNLYFRHARPVGGNGDEDPLSELGKTQARQLGEILRNKKIPLQIPVLSSPVIRALQTAVLAFPNEGAVKTDERLPSVDELQQVLEVKPELGTNQVLVAHYHTFKNQLQEVLDHLGLVILQPLGTEQGYRIIRQLDILQASLVKYGSGVIEPAASNDNH; this comes from the coding sequence TTGAGTAATGTAGACACGCAGTATGAAATCAAGTTTCTGCTCGATGCCAACCAGGTGCTTACGGATAAGCATACATTGCGCACAGAGCTTGTGCATTTAGATCAATCGGAGGGGCAACAGATCGATATCCGTTTCATAGATACGCCAGAACAGGATTTCTTCCGCGATAATTGGATATTACGTGCCCGGCTGAAACCGAATAAAGATCAATGGGAAATCACCTATAAGAAGAGGTTTAACTTTTCTGAGGGTCAAGATCTGCAGCAGGTAATGGATCATGCAAAGGAGCTTGGATTTGATCTTGAGGACCCCACCTGCAAACAAGAGGTTGATTGGAGCGGAGCTGACCGTACGTTTGATCTTTCCTATGAAGTAAAAGCAAAGATCGTTCAAGAGGATAACTTGGAAGAGTGGAGAGGCATTCTGAATGAAAATGCCCCTCCAATGCTGCAGACTCAAAAATGGGGAGAACGCGACTTTAGCGCCATTTTGACAGAAACCAGGGTGTTAGGCCCAATTACTGCTCTAAAGTACAAGGGGCAATGGGATGGATTTCAAGAGAGTGTGGAGATCTGGACGGTGGCCGGCAATTCCATCGTGGAGATATCGACAGAGGCGACAGGATTAGAGGCGGCCGAAAGCAGCCACCGGACAATGGAGGGTCTGCTGTCCCAGCAGAACTTGCTCCCGATCCAGCATAAAATTTCAAAAACTGGATGGGCTATGGATATAATTCAGCATCCGGCGAAAAGAGGGGATCCCTTTTCGCTGTTGCTTCAGGGTGGCTTTAATCTGTACTTTCGCCATGCAAGACCTGTTGGGGGCAATGGTGATGAAGACCCTTTAAGCGAGTTGGGGAAAACACAGGCGCGGCAGTTAGGGGAAATTTTGAGGAATAAAAAAATCCCGTTGCAAATACCGGTTTTATCCAGTCCGGTTATACGTGCGCTGCAAACGGCTGTCTTGGCTTTTCCTAATGAGGGTGCGGTAAAAACCGATGAACGCCTGCCCAGTGTAGATGAATTACAGCAAGTGCTGGAGGTGAAGCCGGAGCTCGGAACCAACCAGGTTTTGGTTGCACACTATCACACGTTCAAGAATCAGCTCCAGGAGGTTCTGGATCATCTAGGTTTGGTCATCCTCCAACCCTTAGGGACAGAG
- a CDS encoding S8 family serine peptidase, which produces MPSATPDFGERQGYLNAAPTGIDAYYAWTLPGGYGNRVRIIDLESGWNFSHEDLQVNEQGIIGTENDYNDHGTAVLGVMGGDHDAKGIKGICPEARIAGIAWNESCALSGDSPDVLLDSIRLCAPEAIRKAADQLRTGDILLLEMHVPGPHYNYVWRPDQRGYIAIEWYPDMLAAIKYAVAKGILVVEAAGNGGENLDDPMYDQPKDGFPPNWSNPFRRQGRDSGAILVGAGAPPKGTHGRNHGPARSRLDFSNYGSAIDAQGWGREVTTTGYGDQSRGSGENSWYTDQFSGTSSASPIVVGALACLQSIHLTRGGRQLPYAIVREMLRTTGSPQQDAPGRPASQRIGNLPDLRALISRLNGF; this is translated from the coding sequence TTGCCGTCAGCTACTCCGGATTTCGGCGAACGGCAAGGTTATTTAAATGCAGCACCGACAGGGATTGACGCGTATTATGCCTGGACCCTGCCCGGCGGTTATGGTAACAGAGTGCGGATCATTGATCTTGAAAGCGGATGGAACTTTTCACATGAGGATTTGCAGGTCAATGAGCAAGGTATCATTGGTACGGAGAATGACTATAACGATCACGGAACTGCCGTGCTTGGGGTGATGGGCGGGGATCACGATGCCAAAGGGATTAAAGGGATTTGCCCCGAGGCTCGCATAGCTGGCATCGCCTGGAACGAAAGCTGCGCGCTCTCAGGGGACAGCCCCGACGTGCTGCTGGATTCCATCCGGCTTTGCGCCCCGGAAGCGATACGCAAAGCCGCTGATCAATTGCGGACCGGCGACATTTTGCTGTTGGAAATGCATGTCCCCGGCCCGCACTATAATTATGTCTGGCGACCCGATCAACGGGGATACATTGCCATTGAGTGGTACCCCGATATGTTGGCTGCGATAAAATATGCTGTTGCTAAAGGGATTCTTGTTGTGGAGGCGGCGGGGAATGGCGGAGAAAATCTAGATGATCCGATGTACGATCAGCCCAAAGATGGCTTTCCTCCCAACTGGAGCAATCCCTTTCGCAGACAAGGAAGAGATTCTGGAGCCATTCTTGTCGGAGCAGGAGCTCCCCCGAAAGGAACCCATGGCCGTAATCACGGACCCGCACGATCCAGATTGGACTTCTCCAACTATGGATCGGCTATTGACGCGCAAGGTTGGGGAAGGGAAGTGACAACTACCGGTTATGGCGATCAATCACGGGGCAGCGGCGAGAATTCGTGGTATACCGACCAGTTCAGCGGCACCTCCAGCGCATCTCCAATTGTTGTTGGAGCTCTGGCATGCTTGCAGAGCATTCATCTTACACGCGGTGGAAGGCAACTGCCTTACGCAATAGTGCGGGAGATGCTGCGCACAACGGGCAGTCCGCAGCAGGACGCGCCAGGCAGACCTGCCAGCCAACGGATTGGCAATCTACCCGATTTGAGGGCACTGATCTCGCGTTTGAACGGTTTTTAG
- a CDS encoding trypsin-like serine peptidase has protein sequence MADTLHNMVSGKGEVMAAATNTAADSAQTEAFQGTGTLSNRGAAETDIKDKQLPSIESLLFVNKEEVCQLDDRLRVMDTAKFSWSAVCRLIITLDDGREGVGTGWLCGPGTVITAGHCVFDSETRKWHKSIVVIPGKDDRLEPYGRFTVTTEHFWSVNGWVQDGNQEYDYGAIILNSTIGNNTGYFGFRYDPNDTINQKPILNTGYPYDKNGTQWYMKGIVDNVQTRKVYYKLDTMGGNSGGPVCLGETNQVICIHAYGGCAANGSNSGTRIDRDVYANVLKWKEAGASPQASAESGQDMVKV, from the coding sequence ATGGCTGATACATTGCATAATATGGTGAGCGGTAAAGGAGAAGTTATGGCTGCCGCTACCAATACAGCGGCTGATTCGGCGCAGACCGAAGCTTTTCAAGGAACGGGTACCCTCTCCAATCGGGGGGCAGCGGAAACAGATATCAAAGACAAACAGCTTCCATCCATTGAGTCGTTGCTATTTGTGAATAAAGAGGAAGTCTGCCAGCTTGATGACAGGCTTAGAGTAATGGATACCGCGAAATTCTCCTGGTCCGCGGTCTGCCGGTTAATTATTACACTGGATGATGGACGTGAGGGCGTTGGAACGGGGTGGCTATGTGGTCCGGGTACGGTGATTACTGCGGGGCATTGTGTATTTGACAGCGAAACTAGAAAATGGCATAAATCGATAGTTGTCATTCCAGGTAAAGATGACAGACTCGAACCTTATGGACGGTTCACCGTTACAACCGAGCATTTCTGGTCCGTCAACGGCTGGGTTCAAGATGGGAATCAAGAATATGACTATGGGGCAATCATTCTAAATTCTACCATAGGCAACAACACTGGCTATTTTGGCTTCAGGTATGATCCTAATGACACTATCAATCAAAAGCCTATATTGAATACAGGCTATCCTTACGATAAAAACGGCACACAGTGGTACATGAAGGGGATTGTCGATAACGTACAGACGCGAAAAGTATACTACAAATTGGACACAATGGGCGGTAACAGCGGAGGTCCGGTATGTCTAGGTGAGACGAATCAAGTCATTTGTATTCACGCTTACGGCGGTTGTGCTGCCAACGGTAGCAACTCCGGTACCCGGATTGACCGTGATGTGTACGCCAATGTGCTGAAATGGAAGGAAGCCGGCGCATCTCCCCAAGCATCCGCAGAATCAGGACAAGACATGGTAAAGGTATGA
- a CDS encoding S8 family peptidase, producing MSTFVGNADDVQLPPVEMVSVRQHVKEIPKGVQMIQAPQYWEQGNYGKGVMIAVLDTGCDAEHPDLRERIMGGKNFTDDDDGIPRVYKDYNGHGTHVAGIIAATKNGDGVVGIAPEAGLLILKVLNRQGRGRPEWIAQAIHYAIDQNVQIISMSLSFATDHKGIHDAVKRAVDNDIIVVCAAGNTGKEEFRFPAGFNESTSVGAINFNSDSAPFLTMNNEIDLLAPGVDIKSTYPLELAEDKSIPYKILSGTSMAAPHVAGALALLINSCQSAEQFNRQLTEPELYAQLTKRTIPLGRPKSVEGNGLLYLTADELLEEHLRQHPVNVSEYA from the coding sequence ATGTCAACGTTTGTAGGCAATGCAGATGACGTACAGCTGCCTCCGGTCGAAATGGTAAGTGTGCGGCAGCATGTGAAAGAAATCCCGAAAGGCGTGCAGATGATCCAGGCCCCGCAATACTGGGAACAAGGGAATTATGGCAAGGGAGTTATGATAGCAGTCCTAGATACCGGCTGTGATGCCGAACATCCCGATTTACGCGAGCGGATTATGGGCGGTAAGAACTTCACCGATGATGACGATGGAATTCCTCGCGTGTACAAGGACTACAACGGACACGGAACGCATGTGGCCGGGATTATCGCTGCGACGAAAAATGGGGACGGCGTGGTCGGCATTGCTCCCGAAGCAGGGCTGCTGATTCTGAAAGTTCTCAACCGTCAAGGGCGCGGAAGACCGGAATGGATTGCCCAGGCGATTCATTATGCGATTGACCAAAATGTACAGATCATCTCGATGTCATTGTCTTTTGCAACTGACCACAAAGGGATTCATGACGCGGTTAAGCGTGCAGTAGACAACGATATTATTGTCGTGTGTGCAGCCGGAAATACGGGAAAAGAAGAGTTTCGTTTTCCCGCCGGGTTCAATGAATCGACTTCAGTAGGAGCCATTAATTTCAACTCTGATTCGGCACCATTCCTGACGATGAACAATGAAATTGATCTGCTAGCTCCGGGTGTGGACATCAAGTCGACGTATCCGCTGGAGCTAGCGGAGGATAAGTCCATCCCCTACAAAATCCTTTCCGGCACTTCGATGGCTGCACCGCATGTAGCCGGGGCATTGGCGCTGCTAATCAATAGCTGCCAAAGTGCGGAACAGTTTAACCGACAGTTGACCGAGCCGGAGCTTTACGCCCAATTGACGAAGCGGACGATTCCGCTGGGAAGACCGAAATCCGTTGAAGGTAACGGTCTGTTGTATCTTACAGCCGACGAGCTGCTGGAGGAACATTTACGGCAACACCCGGTCAATGTCAGTGAATATGCCTAA